The genomic DNA ATAAATAAACCTGTAAAAGGCAACTGATCACGATAAATCCGAGTCGGAGAAAAGCAAGCTAATCGAGTCCTCTTCATCACAACAACGGCTGGTGACACCTTGACAACCAAAAAATGTTGTAGTCCATGGATAACCATTAACCCAGGAGATCATACAAGCAGCTAAGAGATCCTTCTGCAACTGCTCCTCACAAGAATTAACAAGAAACACCTGACTTCAGAGGCCTTTATCGACTATAGAACTACATCCAGATCGGTGCATTTGTCCGGGTACGAGTCATGAATAGCTGTTATTGCTCATTGTAGAGTTTGGTGTTTGTTTTTAGTTACGTTGATAATGGTGTGTTCTTTAGTTTGATTGATTTCATTCATTCTTGGGGTTTGGTTAAACTAGTGTTTCTTGTATTTGTGTGCTTGGGTATCTAGATTTGTGTCTTTATGGCACATTTGGTAATGAGGTAGGATTTCATATGTTATATATGAGTTAATTTCAATCAACTAGCACATCCATAATCCTTAATCCTGATTCCTGACcagggaaaaaaaattaaatcattaatatataattgagATTCTAAAAAGTTGAATACAAAAAAGAAAACCCTCAAAAACCAAAATTCCCCATTTCTATCACAAATACAGGAAACTAATTTCTGCAAGTCCAAATCCATGAAAGCCTTACAAGATTCAAGTGATGGGGGTTTTGAAGctaatatgaattttaaaatatgggACAAAACAACCTTCTTTCATTCATCTTTTCTGGGTAAAAAAGAATTGCCTTGTGAAGCAAGCATGCCTTTTTTCACTGGCTCTTTGGTTTTTGAATTTTGACATAAGGGAAAACACCAAAGAAGTGGACGATTTTCGGATCCCATCTTCGCTGCTCAGCACGACAAAACATCAGGAACGTGTTGGCGAAATATGAATTGAAGCTCATGAAGACATGCCATAGAGCATGACCTTGAGGGTTGAAGTACCAATGAGATATCTCCTTGCACAATACCTGGTCCATAAGCCAACATATGCTTCCCAGGAACAAAGTTGCTATATATAGCTTTGCAAGCCGCTTTGCATAGTTATCTTTAGTGTAGATGTAGTATTTGTACATTCGAGGGATGCAGAGAAGGCAGAGAATGATGTAATGCACCTTGAAGCCAATTTCGAAGCGGATGAGAGCATGGGCTATTGCAAAGCCGACTCCATAAAAGAACAGGAAAGTAGGCATTGTACTCCGATAGTGCCAGTCTGGTGAATAGAGGATGTAAAAGTATAGAAGCATTTCCCACACCATTGGAGTTTCATCACCTTGCTGTTGCCTGAAAATAAATCGAAAATTCACATTAGAAACCAACATGGTAAAGAAGGATGGACTACAAATTTTTAAGTTCTTAATTCTTAAAGCTAACATAACATGAGCAACGTCTCTCAAAGTTCATTTCCGTACCAGAGGCAGCAAGAACAACCAAATAAGCCCTCAATTTAGTTATTGTTTCTACTAAGCAAACGAATCATGCAAGGAATGGCAATGCAAGTGTAAGAAGCGAAACGAATACTTACACACGTTGTAGTGTGGCGTGGTATAGCATGCTCCCAATGGAAAGTATCATATTAGATATGTGAAGGACACTAAACCTCTTCTCAAATCGTTGTCTCAGGGCATTTATAAGGCCAATGAGTGCAAAAAGAATGCCCGGTATATTGGATATAGTGTTAAAAAACTCCGCAATGTAAGATGAGTGAACATAATTTTTCTCGCACCGATCAGTGGATGTGACAGGACCCCAGAAGCTTGAAAATCCATCTTCCATTCTATGCTAAAAATGTATGACTGTTCACCTGACACAAGCACCTTTTACTGAAGTGTTGAAACTGTCATAAAACCTGCAATTAGTGTCTGTAAACAATTGAGTTGAGATTATAAATCGCATGAAAAATGACAATCAATTAAAGAAGTACCACGCTTGACTGAAAAACAAATGCCACAACACATTAGACTACAGCATAAGTATGTCGATTCAGATAAGCACATAAAGTAGCCCTTTTACTAGTTGGCCAAATGATCAAGAGCCATTGGGAATAGCAAAAAAGGAGGAACAGAGTATAAAAGGCACAATCACGCAACTAAAAATACAAGGTAAAATTTTTCTAACATCAACTTCTACCAAGCTTCACATTAAGGGATTAAAATCTTATACACGAGCTGTATTCAGGATTCCAGGCTCCCATATGGCGAAATTATGTTAGCAGTTCACTACCCTTCAACTTATTCAATGTcaaactctttttttttcaaatcacaaAAACAAACTGAACACCCACAGGCATGCGCTTGTGTCACAAGTCACGTGAAAAAGGCCACGATTGATGCGCACATTTTAGACTATTCATGTTCATTTGGGTCATTTAGCTTGACAGGATTGACCCATTGTTTAGAAGAGACTCATGGCTTATTTACTTGGATTCCGGTTAAAATGTAAACACTCCATTAACTTGTATTTTTATCGGGATAATTATTGTAAATCCTAAAAGATAAAAATGTACAGAACATAGATCCCTTAAGACTTTCATCTTGTAAATCAACACTAATTTCAATCATTAATGTATTTCAATCCGTACCATTAGATTTGGGGGAGCTCCACTTTGAGACATTCCACCTTATTTATAATCATTCCACCATAAGACTCTCAAATGACTTATGTGCACTGCTTTCTTGTGGCTTTTTTGGTTCTTTCGTTGCTTCATCGCTTTGGGTTTGCTTTCACTTTATTTCAGTGTCTTAGAGAATTTCCTTTGTGAATTCTCATCCTTCGAGAGTTAGGTGAACTTACACAAATTTGAAGCTAAATTTTTACCCAAGGCTGAGCAGTTTGCAAGACTAAAATACTAACATAGAATGGAAGATGGACATCATTGTGGTTGGCAGAGGGTTGAATGCCCTTGTTCATACGGGTGCTTCAAATTTGTTCATGTTAGAAGAGATTGCTCAAAAATTTGGTCTCAAGGTTGAGAAAGAATCGTGGTCGATCAAGACAATGAATTCCAAAATGGTTCTAGCAGTGGTTGAATTAAATTTCCTTAACCGAATTAATGCGCTTCTTGTTCCTTTTGCTGATTGCATGTGTATCATCAATTTGCGCCATTAATGTGTGGTGCCAATTAAACGGGATGAGAGTGTGGCCAATTAAACGGGATGAGAGTGTGGCCAAGGTACTCTTGACAATCTAGTTTGCTAAAAGGATGCACATAGATGAACTATCCTACTTAGCAACCTTGAAAGCCGATTAATTTCTTAAACCCATTGATGAGATTCCAAAGGAGGTAGTACAATTGTTACAATCTTTTCGAGATGTGATGTCTGCCAAGTTGCCCAAGAGATTAACGCCTAAGAGGGAGGTGGATCACAGGGTTGAGTGTTGCACAATACTAAGCCACCGGCTAAAGCCTCATACAAAATGTCTCGGCCAGAGTTAGAGGAGATACAGAAACAGTTGAAAAAGTTCTTAGATGTTGGGTTCATTAGACCATTTGGTGGACCGGTTTTGTGACGCGCTATGACTCGTATGAGTTCCTTGTAATGTCCAAAGGACTGACTAATGCTCCAACGACATTCTACACATCGATGAATAAGGTACTTAAACCTTTTCTAAATCACTTTTCTAGGTACCTTTCTTAGGTCACATTGCGGGAGTGACAAAATCCGAATGAATGAAAACAAAATTCGAGCTATTGTTGATTGGGAGCCACCAACCAAAGAAACAGAGTTGCGGTCTTTCATTGGATTGGAGAATTATTACTGACGCTTTGTTGAAGGTTATCCTAGAATCATTACACCGTAACTTAATCGCTTTGAGTTTGTTTCCACTTTATTTCAATACCTTAGAGAATTTCCTTTGTGAATTCTCGTCCTTTGAGAGTTAGGCAGATTTAGGTGGATTTAATGCTAAGTTTCTATCTAAGGCTGCGCAATTTACAAGACTAAAGTTCTAGCCCATGACACTTGGATTTAGAGAATAAGTCAAAAACGACAACCCCAGAATCACTAAATAGAAAGCTTGTAACACTTGTTGCAGCCACCATGAGTTTTgataagaaaaatatattttttaagttaGTTTCTAGCTTTTCCGTCTATATTTAGACCCATTGATTGCTCTGCATGATGAAAAACAAGTTTATACTCCAGAACAGTTCTCTAAATAAAAAATGAACTTAAAGTAAAACTGCTTATTCTCTGACATAATTTCATCTCTTAAGATGGAATCAACTATAAAATCATTCTACTTCCATGTCCTATCCCTAATACCGATACAACAAGTCATGCAGCAATATGCTACATAGCACATGCCAAATGATAGACAATTCAGCCCATAAACAGACCTATAAACCTGCAATGACACCAATCTCATCAAATTCCAATAACCTTTCGCTACTACAGAAGCAATAGCAATGGCATCTTCCTTCAACTCAAGGGTCCCAACGATGATCGCTGAGATCTAACTACTACTTAGCATCTTGGCTACTTATTTGAATCAATctattcaaaataataacaaGAAACCTAAAAAGGCATTAAAAACTACCAAATAAAAAAACATACTTCACTGCAACTACGTAATCCAATAAACTACTGCAATCCCATTTTTCTTCACCCTAAATAAAACATACATTAAGCCTATTTCGCCTATAGAGTCTGATCCAAGCAATCTTCTTAAAGATCCCAGTGTTTCAAAATTCCATCCAATGCTAACTAAAGCATTAACCCTAAGTTTAAAAACAGCCTTAGCATACTGAAAAATACAAAGCAGGTCCCAAAATCCAAGCAAATCCTCAGCAATTAAAATCTATCTTTATAcactaaaaaaattcaaatttcatcAAACAAGTTAATGCAAAAGAGAAATACAATTTGAAGGAAAGAAAATACCTTTCAGCTACCCATGAAATAAAAAATGTACTTGAACTCCCAAAACCGTAAACCCAAAGAAACATCCCTTTGAAATTTGACCTAACCCATTAAAACCCATTACtcaaaaagtaaaacaaaagacTTCTTTTTCAATAACAAAACTGCCCACACACATAGTTCACCAAACAAAGAAACaattatacatatatgtatatatatttattgaaaAGCGAAAATATGGAGAAAGTGGACTAGGAACAAACCTTTAGAAACAAGTAAGATCTGTTATTCGCAACGAAGCCAATCTTAAGCTGCTTTCAAAACGGGGAATAGATTCGTGGGAAGGAATCTGGCGGTGGAATTAAGGAAGCAGGGGAGGCGCGTGAGGCGGGGaaccaaaattattatttattatataggGAACCGTTCGTtggattatattaataataatgtgaTGGACGGTTGAGATTTTTTTGATTCACTAAGTGAAATTTTAAAGGATGATTTGAAGCTTTAAAAATTACGAAGACCTAAGTTATTGCTTTTctcaatttattttgggtttattaagtttatataaaattaaaatattttagtttTGTAGATTCcttgtaaatatatttttataataatatagagcgattcaaatattataatcataattaattcttaaaaatataatcaaACTAATATtggaatattttaaaatgaaattgaaataaatctAGACATAATTTACATTTGTTAGTCATGATTGATTATACACAACAATATTTGGATATTGAGATTTCAAAATTTCTACTGTCATTGAGTAAAAATCTTCATTGATTAaggttattatttttattttatcaatgaattgatgataaaatcCATTAAACTTTTAAAGTAAAATATACATTTATAAATTATGTATATACCAATAGAAAAAGTCTAACATGAGTTCTACTGTTTCTAATCACAAATTTAGCCATTAGATGACAAATAATgaaaaatagctaaaatatttactttttgaatatttttgtcAAGAATTTCGAAAAGTTGAATGGCATGTACAAATATTTATTTATGACATGCTCTCGTAGATACACACATCAACACCAACACTTCAACTGCAAATAGCCatttatatttgtaaattttcTTAACTATTTTCATGCGatgttttagtaatttttcatatCGTGTAATCATGTCCATAAAAAATGGATTAAAAAGTCCATTCATATCTATGAGATAAAAATGTGTGCGTGCCAAAATTCTTTTTGAAAAATCACGATGAACTTAAAGCACAAAAACAAAATAAGAACAGAAAATAGTTAAAATTCATAACACAATTTTCCAATTTCTTCTTTGGGATAAATGGCTTGATGTAACCATCTTTATCTAATTGACCCATTGGTAATGGAGGAAACTTTGCAAATCCCAGCAGATGTGGTCAAAGGAATATCTTTATAACAGGCCACCAGATTTGCATCACTGTGGAGATCCACTTGTAGAGTTTCCCAAACCTTTTTCTTTGGGTTTAACACATCATCCGGCTCGCCTGTGAAACCAGGAAAGGTAACTCGCTCTCCGACCTTGGCTGACTTTGGTGGTTCAACCAATTCCACCTAATAAACATGAATCAAAGGTATCTTTTAGAACCATCCTATCCAATGTTACCAGTTAGATGGCATGAAATTTACATCAACATTTTATTGTTTCGTTGAATCGAAGTCCATTCCAGTATACAAGCCTACGAAATTCTACACCAAGTTAAATTACTTCAGGGGTTGATGCCATTAACGAAAGCTATTTGCTTACCTTGGTGTGGTCGTTGTTCGAAGCTGCAAGAACCATTGCATGTGATTTTATACCGCGCATGGTTGCGGGCTTCAAATTACAAAGAACACAAACCATCCGGTCCTGCTCGATAATAAATCCAAAGAAGATATTAGAAAAACCTTAAACATAGATCAAGCACCTCATCTCTCCCAAATAAGGTATACCGATAACCTCTACAATTGACATATTACTGAACAAATTACAGGGCAAAGAACAAATACCTGCATCTCTTCCAAAGGAATATATTTCACGAGCCCACTAACAACTGTTCGAGGCTGGGCTTCACCCACATCGATCTCTTCAACATACAGAGAATCAGCATCGGGATGTTTTTGAGCTTTTATAATCTTGCCAACCCGAATATCGAGTCTTGTGATGGAAATTTCCGGTTCAGCAGTGGGCTTTTCTTTAGAGTTGGCTGAAGATTTCTTAGCTTTCTCTTTCTTGCTATCTGTAACAAATAACAGCTCACAACTAAGCTAAGCTTGCGCATAATATACACATATCTAACGAAAAGGAGTGAAGAACCAACGAGATTTTAGCTTAGATAAAATCTTCAAATGAAATTATACAAACCAAAAAATAATGCTCCAAAAAGTAGTTTCGGGACAGAAAGAAAAGAAGCAATAATCAGCCCTAtgaatttaatgaaaattttgaaggaaaaaACACCCAAGTTATTTAAAGTAAACCCAATAAAAAATTGTTTACTTATTTTAGGTAATGTCCACTGTTCCCCTTTGAACTTTCCCGAAACACTTCTATGAAATCTAAAACTTACTTTTCCAACACTTCTTTTTCATTTTTGGATTTTCACATTAAAAAACTGTAAACATCAATATTATGGAGAAGAGTTCAAAATAAtctataattcaaataaaaacaCAAATATAGAGAAATTTTGGAAATGATAAGGACGGTTATcgctaatatatttttaaattgccatgtcaattcatttttattataattttgaaCTTTAATAATaagattaatttcataaatataaaataattttaattaaattaagaagtTTCTAGTAGGATAATTTTTCTAGATAATAATTCTTTAAATATAACAAAGGAGACATATCCAAcctgaaatttttgttttcttcagTTGCTCAGCAGTCTTTGCAGCATCGGCTTCTGCCCTTGCACGCCTATCAGCTTGACTTCCGGCATATTGTTGCCTTAGCTCTTCAACTCTTTCAGTTTTCTGTCATTTATTATGTTTACAATATAAGTATgaccaaaaagaaaaacaagtaCTGTGCCAATCCGTCAACTCCAAGCCaccaaatagtaaaaataaaataaagaagatgGCATATTGACATATAACATAGAAGATGCAATGATACCAGTTCCTCAAATAAAGGTTTTGGATCTCCGATTTTATGCCCAGCTGGTATTATCTCCCACGGTCTTGAAGCCCTATCGATGTCTCCTTTCTCATCACAAAGGGAAATTTGTGCTTGAGGAGGCAAATTAAGTTGCTTAAATACCTTTAAatgcaacaaaaaaaaaaaatggatctCATAGCATGAGAAATCAAGTTAAACAGCCAGCACTGCATATAACAGAATTATTTCCAATCACAGCAGGAGAAAATCTCTGAACCTATTAGATTACAAAATCTCTGAACCTATTAGATTACCTCAACAGAAAAAGATGGAATAAAAGGTTCCAATAGGCATGCAAGAATATGCACTAGCCCCACTGCAGTTCTCATAACAATTGAACAAGAAGGTTGGTCTTCTTTGTAAAGCTTCCAAAATTGGCTTTCCTGAATGGAAAATATCAATAAAACACATTAGAAGAAGTGCCATTAGCCAGAAAAAGAAACATATTTATAACAGAGTAACTCAATAAAATATTTCCTAGAACTAGAGTTTCTCCAACTTACTTGCAGATATGCATTTCCTTCACCTGAGAGGCTCATTGCAGTTCTTAATCCTTGCTTTAATTTCACCTGCAGAAAGTCCAAAGAGTTGTAAATAGTTATGATTTGAGGATGCAAAGGGCGATAGGTTCTAGTCAAATGTAATGATGTCAAAGTTTAAGAACAGTCACCTTCTCCATGGCTTCAATATATTGCTCTACATGTTTACCCACTTTCTCACTTAAAGCCTTTGTCAAGGGATGTGACTCAGCAGTTGGAGAATCAGGAATAACGGAACCATATCCTTGACCTGCAGTCAGCAAGTATTAGATAAATCCACTGGCACAGATCCAACTATGTGAAGCAGTAAAAAGCCAGTTGTTGCTAAATAACTATCCATTTCCCAAAACAAATGAAAAGGGAAAAAAGAGTTGTAATAGAAGCACAAAGTTTATTGACTAATTCTCAACCATACAGACTATTCCGAAAGTAACATCTAGTTATTTCACCACCAACAATATGAAAAACAAAGTTTGATAGGTAATTTCTTAATATTAGGACTTCAAGGATATATCTTACCTATCGCTTGATCAATCATCACTTGAACTAAGGCTTAAgcagaaatattaaaacaattccTGTCAATTATGAACTAAAAGTCCAAGTACTATCACAGACAGCATGATTCTTTCCCCTCCAACTTGAATATAACAACAAATTTTGAACTCCCACAGCAAGAACGATATCCAAATTCTTAAAAACAAAAGGATTCCAGTCGATCAGATGACTAACCAGGAGGTTTTGCAATAAAGCTCAAAACTCGATTGATGAAGTTGCCCAAATTACTAAGCAACTCGTTATTCAGTTTTGCTTGCAAGTCGTCCCATGTAAACAAGGTGTCAGAAACCTAGTTTCCAAAACAACaagataataattataaaaaaaaaaagaaaaaacagtaTGTAGAATGCAAGATCAAAGAAAGTCATAAATGATGTTAACTGAAGAGGGCTACCTCAGGTCTATTGGTTAACAAGTAATATCTCCATACTTCTACAGGTATTTTTGTATCCTTTACATCATTGCCAAAAACTCCTATGCCTTTACTCTTGGAGAACTTCCCTATAAAAACCAAACAAATAAAAAACTGAGTACATCAGGCTGTTAAGATGGATAATTCATGATTTCACTTGTCTAGCATGCACTAATCTTAAATCAATTCATTTCCCCACAGCATGTGGATCGAACCAATCAAATGGCTACTTACCAGCTTCGTAATTTAAATACTCTGTAACACTGATGCTTTTCATCAATGTCCAGTTTTCACTGGTCCCAAGAAGAGTTGATGGAAACATCACCTGAAATAGAAATATACTACATTTAAAACTTATGCAGAAACAACTccatagttttattttatttttaaaaaagaacAACACAAAATTCGTTTCTTTCACTACTTTCTATGGGAAGATGACACTACCATAGCGTAGTGAATGGAATACAAAGCAGGATATAATTGATTAAAACGAAAAGCAGGAAAGAAAATACTAGATAAATGGACTAAACAATTCCACATCATGATACGATAAGATTTAAGTCCTCCAAGAATAATTCACCAACAGATCTCCACAACTGTCACAGAAAAATTACACAAATACTATCCATATCCAAAATGGTTTGATGCTCCAGCATTGTAGTTCAATTCAAGACCTTCAGCAACTTTACTGTATGTCAAATATGTGGAGCAAGTCATCTAAGTATTAAAGGAGAAAAGATCCTCATCTATCAGCTACAGCAAGAATGGAACACAAAACTACAGCTAAATGCATGACATAGCACCCTATCCGTCAAGGCAATTTTGAACATGATACTTACAGTATGAAATGGTATGTTGTCTTTTCCCATGAACTGAAACAGCTCCACATTTTCAGGATTTTTCCACCATTTTTCCCAATCAAATGTGTAGCATTTAGTAATTGAGACATATCCAATAGGTGCATCAAACCAGACATAGAAAACCTATCACCACAAGGTTTGAAAGTAGACTGAATAAATAAACTCAAACTTTTTTTCAATTACAAAATGGACTAAACTGCCATCATAATATATTGAAACTTTATCTTACCTTGTCCTTAAAATTCTCGTGTGGAACAGGAACCCCCCACTTCAAGTCTCTGGTAATACACCGTGCTTTAAGTCCTTCTGTGAGCCAAGCTTGTGTTGTATTAATAGCATTTTGGCTCCAAGAACCATCAACTGACATTTTGTTGATGTACTCAACTAATTTATCCTTTAGCAAAGGAAGCTCAAGAAATAAGTGCCTTGTGTCACGAATACGTGGAGTATTTTGGCAGGCCTGTAATCAAAGTTCAACCATCCTTATAAATTGCAATACTTCCATTAATTCCCAATTTCCTTATCAAAACTTCCTCATTGTAAAAAAAGAAACAATATAGTAGCACTTCAAAATTGATATTACATTCACTGGCCTCATAAAAAAACAATTAACTTCAGCAATAGGTGATATGCACATCTCCAGACACGGTATCTCTTCCATAAATAGAAAAGCATCACTCATTATAATGAAGTGCAGGAAAAGAATTACCACAACCACAATTATGGATAAAGAAATAAATGTCAATCTAGTTACTGATCTAATTGTACCTTGCACCTAGGTTCTTTTAGTTCAGTAGGATTCAAGAGCTTCCCGCACTTTTCACATTGATCTCCACGAGCAGAATTGTAGTTACACCCTCCATCTGGACAGGTTCCTTCCACAAGCCGATCAGCCAGGAATCGTTGGCATGTATCACAAAAAAGCTAGATGCCAAGAGGAATTCAAGTCATAAGAAAAAATACAAACTAAAAAAAGAATATTTAGCACAGTAAATGAGTTTTGGGTCAAATTGTTgaa from Gossypium arboreum isolate Shixiya-1 chromosome 9, ASM2569848v2, whole genome shotgun sequence includes the following:
- the LOC108454477 gene encoding alkaline ceramidase-like, with amino-acid sequence MEDGFSSFWGPVTSTDRCEKNYVHSSYIAEFFNTISNIPGILFALIGLINALRQRFEKRFSVLHISNMILSIGSMLYHATLQRVQQQGDETPMVWEMLLYFYILYSPDWHYRSTMPTFLFFYGVGFAIAHALIRFEIGFKVHYIILCLLCIPRMYKYYIYTKDNYAKRLAKLYIATLFLGSICWLMDQVLCKEISHWYFNPQGHALWHVFMSFNSYFANTFLMFCRAEQRRWDPKIVHFFGVFPYVKIQKPKSQ
- the LOC108457147 gene encoding methionine--tRNA ligase, cytoplasmic: MGDPNEMAPKLPVAGKRNVLITSALPYVNNVPHLGNIIGSVLSADVFARYCRLRGYNAIYICGTDEYGTTTETKAVEENCTPQEICDKYHALHKEVYDWFDISFDKFGRTSSPEQTEVCQAIFKKLWENNWLTEKPMQQLFCDTCQRFLADRLVEGTCPDGGCNYNSARGDQCEKCGKLLNPTELKEPRCKACQNTPRIRDTRHLFLELPLLKDKLVEYINKMSVDGSWSQNAINTTQAWLTEGLKARCITRDLKWGVPVPHENFKDKVFYVWFDAPIGYVSITKCYTFDWEKWWKNPENVELFQFMGKDNIPFHTVMFPSTLLGTSENWTLMKSISVTEYLNYEAGKFSKSKGIGVFGNDVKDTKIPVEVWRYYLLTNRPEVSDTLFTWDDLQAKLNNELLSNLGNFINRVLSFIAKPPGQGYGSVIPDSPTAESHPLTKALSEKVGKHVEQYIEAMEKVKLKQGLRTAMSLSGEGNAYLQESQFWKLYKEDQPSCSIVMRTAVGLVHILACLLEPFIPSFSVEVFKQLNLPPQAQISLCDEKGDIDRASRPWEIIPAGHKIGDPKPLFEELKTERVEELRQQYAGSQADRRARAEADAAKTAEQLKKTKISDSKKEKAKKSSANSKEKPTAEPEISITRLDIRVGKIIKAQKHPDADSLYVEEIDVGEAQPRTVVSGLVKYIPLEEMQDRMVCVLCNLKPATMRGIKSHAMVLAASNNDHTKVELVEPPKSAKVGERVTFPGFTGEPDDVLNPKKKVWETLQVDLHSDANLVACYKDIPLTTSAGICKVSSITNGSIR